One genomic window of Gallaecimonas sp. GXIMD4217 includes the following:
- the ribD gene encoding bifunctional diaminohydroxyphosphoribosylaminopyrimidine deaminase/5-amino-6-(5-phosphoribosylamino)uracil reductase RibD, translating to MFSQDDHHWMARAIHLAQKGRYTVEPNPAVGCVLVRDGKLVGEGWHIQAGGPHAEVHALRQAGDRAKGATAYVTLEPCSHHGRTPPCAQGLIDAGVARVVAAMVDPNPQVAGRGLKMLEAAGIETAHGLLAADARALNPGFLTRMEKGRPFVRIKLAASLDGCTALANGRSKWITGAEARADVQRLRALSGAIVTGSGTVLADEPALNVRAAQFPDPYPLKTPRQPLRVVLDRRQRLSPDNPFFAHELPTLVVSDSKDPRHFPDGVEKLALAGGPEALLAELARRQINSVLVEAGASLAGAFIAAGLWDELVLYQAPKLMGLDSRGLLALPAFDHMAQVPRVRIADVRPVGQDLRLTLTPEA from the coding sequence ATGTTCAGCCAAGACGATCATCACTGGATGGCCAGGGCCATCCACCTGGCCCAGAAGGGCCGCTACACGGTGGAACCCAACCCGGCCGTGGGCTGCGTGCTGGTCAGGGACGGCAAACTGGTGGGGGAGGGCTGGCACATCCAGGCCGGCGGTCCCCACGCCGAGGTCCATGCCCTGCGCCAGGCGGGCGACAGGGCCAAGGGCGCCACCGCCTACGTGACCCTGGAGCCCTGCTCCCACCACGGCCGCACCCCGCCCTGTGCCCAGGGCCTGATCGACGCCGGCGTGGCCCGGGTGGTGGCGGCCATGGTCGACCCCAACCCCCAGGTGGCCGGCCGCGGCCTGAAGATGCTCGAGGCCGCCGGCATAGAGACCGCCCATGGCCTGCTGGCGGCCGATGCCCGGGCCCTGAACCCCGGCTTTTTGACCCGCATGGAAAAGGGCCGCCCCTTCGTGCGCATCAAGCTGGCGGCCAGCCTGGACGGCTGCACGGCGCTGGCCAACGGCCGGTCCAAGTGGATCACCGGTGCCGAGGCCAGGGCCGACGTGCAGCGGCTGCGGGCGCTCAGTGGCGCCATTGTCACCGGCAGCGGCACCGTGCTGGCGGATGAGCCGGCCCTGAACGTGCGCGCCGCGCAGTTCCCGGACCCTTATCCCCTCAAGACCCCGCGCCAGCCGCTGCGGGTGGTGCTGGACAGGCGCCAGCGGCTGAGCCCCGACAACCCCTTCTTCGCCCATGAGCTGCCGACCCTGGTGGTGAGCGACAGCAAGGATCCGCGCCACTTCCCGGATGGCGTCGAGAAGCTGGCCCTGGCCGGCGGCCCGGAGGCGCTGCTGGCGGAGCTTGCCAGGCGCCAGATCAACTCGGTGCTGGTGGAGGCCGGCGCCTCGCTTGCCGGCGCCTTTATCGCCGCCGGGCTCTGGGACGAGCTGGTGCTGTACCAGGCCCCCAAGCTGATGGGCCTGGACAGCCGGGGCCTTTTGGCCCTGCCGGCCTTTGACCACATGGCGCAGGTGCCCCGGGTGCGCATTGCCGATGTGCGCCCGGTAGGGCAGGATCTGCGCCTGACACTGACACCGGAGGCCTGA
- a CDS encoding riboflavin synthase: MFTGIIEAVGTIATLKRQGDDCQVRIHSGKLDLADVKLGDSIATNGVCLTVTELHGDGYSADVSGETLKRTGFNHYRAGDRVNLEKAMQPQSRFGGHIVSGHVDGLARVVSRDSLGKAIEFWLEAPVALGRYIAEKGSVTTDGISLTVNAVDGDRFKLTIVPHTALETTIDHWQPGRLVNLEVDILARYLERLMGAATQDKAGGVSMDLLAKSGFLKG, from the coding sequence ATGTTTACCGGCATTATCGAAGCGGTGGGCACCATCGCCACCCTCAAGCGCCAGGGCGACGACTGCCAGGTGCGCATCCACAGCGGCAAGCTGGATCTGGCCGACGTCAAGCTGGGCGACTCCATCGCCACCAACGGCGTCTGCCTGACCGTTACCGAACTGCACGGCGACGGCTACAGCGCCGACGTCTCCGGCGAGACCCTCAAGCGCACCGGCTTCAACCACTACCGTGCCGGCGACAGGGTCAACCTGGAGAAGGCCATGCAGCCCCAGAGCCGTTTCGGCGGCCATATCGTCTCGGGGCACGTGGACGGCCTAGCCAGGGTGGTGAGCCGGGACAGCCTCGGCAAGGCCATCGAATTCTGGCTTGAGGCGCCGGTGGCGCTGGGCCGCTATATTGCCGAGAAAGGCTCGGTGACCACAGATGGCATCAGCCTGACGGTGAATGCCGTCGACGGCGACAGATTCAAACTGACCATAGTGCCCCATACGGCACTGGAGACCACCATCGACCACTGGCAGCCCGGGCGCCTGGTCAACCTGGAAGTGGATATCCTGGCCCGGTACCTGGAGCGCCTGATGGGCGCGGCAACTCAAGACAAGGCCGGCGGCGTCTCGATGGACCTGCTGGCCAAAAGCGGCTTTCTAAAAGGTTAA
- the ribBA gene encoding bifunctional 3,4-dihydroxy-2-butanone-4-phosphate synthase/GTP cyclohydrolase II has product MALSPIEDIIEDIRAGKMVILMDDEDRENEGDLIMAAECITPEAINFMATHGRGLICLTLTQERCQRLNLPLMARDNNARFGTAFTQSIEAAEGVTTGISAADRAHTVRVAVAKDAKAADLVQPGHIFPIQAQEGGVLTRAGHTEAGCDLARLAGFEPSSVIVEILNEDGTMARRPQLEEFGEKHGIKVGTIADLIEYRSHNETTIERISQCRLPTAVGEFELISYRDTIDGRLHFALQKGEVSAEEPTLVRVHLHNRLTDLLLSDRSFSRSWPLYKAMERINQEGGVLVLLGSEETDEDLINKLKHFAAQDKGEEPPRAPWLGTSRRVGIGSQILADLGVRRMRLLSSADKRYHALGGFGLEVVEYVCE; this is encoded by the coding sequence ATGGCTCTGTCCCCTATCGAAGACATCATCGAAGACATCCGCGCCGGCAAGATGGTCATCCTCATGGATGACGAGGACCGGGAGAACGAAGGCGACCTGATCATGGCCGCCGAGTGCATTACCCCCGAGGCCATCAACTTCATGGCCACCCATGGCCGCGGCCTGATCTGCCTGACCCTGACCCAGGAGCGCTGCCAGCGCCTCAACCTGCCGCTGATGGCCAGGGACAACAACGCCCGCTTCGGCACCGCCTTCACCCAGTCCATCGAGGCCGCCGAGGGCGTCACCACCGGCATCAGCGCCGCCGACCGCGCCCACACCGTGCGCGTGGCCGTGGCCAAGGACGCCAAGGCCGCCGATCTGGTCCAGCCCGGCCACATCTTCCCCATCCAGGCCCAGGAAGGCGGCGTGCTGACCCGCGCCGGCCACACCGAGGCCGGCTGCGATCTGGCCCGCCTGGCCGGTTTCGAGCCGTCTTCGGTGATCGTCGAGATCCTCAACGAGGACGGCACCATGGCCCGCCGCCCCCAGCTGGAGGAGTTCGGCGAGAAGCACGGCATCAAGGTGGGCACCATCGCCGACCTCATCGAGTACCGCTCCCATAACGAGACCACCATAGAGCGCATCAGCCAGTGCCGGCTGCCCACCGCCGTCGGCGAGTTCGAGCTGATCAGCTACCGCGACACCATAGACGGCCGCCTGCACTTCGCGCTGCAGAAGGGCGAGGTCAGCGCCGAGGAGCCTACCCTGGTGCGGGTGCACCTGCATAACCGCCTCACCGATCTGCTGCTGTCCGACCGCAGTTTCAGCCGCAGCTGGCCCCTGTACAAGGCCATGGAGCGCATCAACCAGGAGGGCGGCGTGCTGGTGCTGCTGGGCTCGGAGGAGACCGACGAGGATCTCATCAACAAGCTCAAGCACTTCGCCGCCCAGGACAAGGGCGAGGAGCCGCCCCGTGCCCCCTGGCTCGGCACCAGCCGCCGGGTCGGCATCGGCTCCCAGATCCTGGCCGATCTGGGCGTGCGCCGCATGCGCCTGTTGAGCAGTGCCGACAAGCGTTACCACGCCCTCGGCGGCTTCGGTCTCGAGGTGGTGGAATACGTCTGCGAATAA
- the ribE gene encoding 6,7-dimethyl-8-ribityllumazine synthase: MKVIEGGFSAPKRKFALVVSRFNSFIVDSLVDGAVDALKRHGQVGEDNITIVRVPGAVELPLAAKRVAATKRYDAIISLGAVIRGGTPHFDYVCSECNKGLAQVAMEYDIPVAFGVLTTDTIEQAIERAGTKAGNKGAEAALSALEMVNVLDELGE, translated from the coding sequence ATGAAAGTCATCGAAGGCGGCTTTTCCGCCCCGAAACGCAAATTCGCCCTGGTGGTGTCGCGCTTCAACAGCTTCATCGTCGACTCCCTGGTGGACGGCGCCGTTGACGCCCTCAAGCGCCACGGCCAGGTCGGCGAAGACAACATCACCATAGTGCGTGTCCCCGGTGCCGTTGAACTGCCCCTGGCCGCCAAGCGCGTTGCCGCAACCAAGCGCTATGACGCCATCATCTCGCTGGGCGCGGTGATCCGTGGCGGCACCCCGCACTTCGATTACGTGTGCAGCGAGTGCAACAAGGGGCTGGCGCAGGTGGCCATGGAATACGACATTCCCGTGGCCTTTGGCGTACTGACCACAGACACCATCGAGCAGGCCATCGAGCGTGCCGGCACCAAGGCCGGCAACAAGGGCGCCGAGGCGGCCCTGTCCGCCCTGGAGATGGTCAACGTACTGGATGAACTGGGAGAATAA
- the nusB gene encoding transcription antitermination factor NusB produces MKPAFRRKARRYAVQALYQWQMTNDHVSNIEHQFLTEQDMNDVDVDYFRNLLTGVAQCKDELDAILSQYVTRPLEEVDHVEKAVLRLGMYELTKRKDVPYKVVINEAIELAKTFAAEDSHKFVNGVLDKYVRNAK; encoded by the coding sequence GTGAAACCGGCTTTTCGTCGCAAGGCACGTCGTTACGCGGTCCAGGCCCTGTATCAGTGGCAGATGACCAATGACCACGTCAGCAACATCGAGCATCAGTTCCTGACCGAGCAGGACATGAACGATGTCGATGTGGACTACTTCCGCAACCTGCTGACCGGTGTCGCCCAGTGCAAGGACGAACTGGACGCCATTCTGAGCCAGTACGTGACCCGCCCCCTGGAAGAGGTGGATCACGTTGAGAAGGCGGTACTGCGTTTAGGCATGTACGAGCTGACCAAGCGCAAGGATGTCCCCTACAAGGTGGTGATCAACGAGGCCATCGAACTGGCCAAGACCTTCGCCGCCGAGGACAGCCACAAGTTCGTCAACGGTGTGCTCGACAAGTACGTGCGCAACGCCAAATAA
- the thiL gene encoding thiamine-phosphate kinase has protein sequence MPTREFSLIDQYFKGRGHQRKDVVLGIGDDCALLKMPEQNLLAVTTDTLVAGVHFHHDAPPRAIGHRAVVVNLSDLAAMGADPAWLSLAITLPEADEQWLAEFSAGVVELCEYYGVALVGGDTTRGPLSITITAQGTVPQDKQLTRGGAKPGDWLYVTGTLGDAGLGLALIEGREEATADHREYLLNRHYYPTPRLLAGQCLRGVATSAIDLSDGLASDLGHVLDASGCGANLFLEKIPLSQAMVGTVPLDKALEYALAAGDDYELLFTIPEAQKGALDTLLAHSGVKHSCIGQLRGGKGISFLNHGQPVELDLKGYEHSWGNHGSED, from the coding sequence ATGCCGACCCGTGAATTTTCGCTGATCGACCAGTATTTCAAGGGCCGTGGCCACCAGCGCAAGGACGTGGTGCTGGGCATAGGCGACGACTGCGCCCTGCTGAAGATGCCGGAGCAGAACCTGCTGGCGGTGACCACAGACACCCTGGTGGCCGGGGTGCACTTCCACCACGATGCGCCGCCCCGGGCCATAGGCCACAGGGCTGTGGTGGTGAACCTGTCCGATCTGGCCGCCATGGGCGCCGATCCGGCCTGGCTGTCCCTGGCCATTACCCTGCCAGAGGCCGACGAACAGTGGCTGGCGGAGTTCTCCGCAGGCGTGGTGGAGCTGTGCGAATACTACGGCGTGGCCCTGGTCGGCGGTGACACCACCCGGGGCCCCCTCAGCATCACCATCACCGCCCAGGGCACAGTGCCCCAGGACAAGCAGCTGACCCGCGGCGGCGCCAAACCCGGCGACTGGCTGTACGTGACCGGCACCCTGGGTGATGCCGGCCTGGGCCTGGCCCTGATCGAGGGCCGGGAGGAAGCCACCGCGGACCACCGGGAATACCTGCTCAACCGCCATTACTACCCCACCCCCAGGCTGCTGGCGGGCCAGTGCCTGCGCGGCGTGGCCACCAGCGCCATCGATCTCTCAGACGGCCTGGCCAGCGATCTGGGCCATGTGCTCGATGCCTCCGGCTGCGGCGCCAATCTGTTCCTGGAGAAGATCCCCCTGAGCCAGGCCATGGTCGGCACGGTGCCACTGGACAAGGCCCTGGAATACGCCCTGGCCGCCGGCGACGACTACGAACTGCTGTTCACCATACCCGAGGCCCAGAAGGGTGCCCTGGACACCCTGCTGGCCCACAGCGGCGTCAAGCACAGCTGCATCGGCCAGTTGCGTGGCGGCAAGGGTATCAGCTTCCTCAACCATGGCCAGCCGGTGGAACTGGATCTCAAGGGCTACGAGCACAGCTGGGGGAACCATGGATCCGAAGACTAG
- the pgpA gene encoding phosphatidylglycerophosphatase A: protein MDPKTRLRLSNPWHFLALGFGSGLAPKAPGTFGSLAAIPLYLLMMHLPWPAYLGLTLLAMVLGVYICERASRDMGVHDHPAIVWDEVVGMLITLFLAPQGWQWLLAGFVIFRFFDILKPWPIRWCDRKVHGGFGIMLDDVLAGLFSLASLQALAAWLA from the coding sequence ATGGATCCGAAGACTAGGCTCAGGCTGTCCAATCCCTGGCACTTCCTGGCCCTGGGTTTCGGGTCTGGCCTGGCCCCCAAGGCGCCGGGCACCTTCGGCAGCCTGGCCGCCATCCCCCTCTACCTGCTGATGATGCACCTGCCCTGGCCGGCCTACCTGGGCCTGACGCTGCTGGCCATGGTGCTGGGGGTCTACATCTGCGAGCGGGCCAGCCGCGACATGGGCGTCCACGACCATCCGGCCATCGTCTGGGACGAAGTGGTGGGCATGCTGATCACCCTGTTCCTGGCCCCCCAGGGCTGGCAATGGCTCCTGGCCGGCTTCGTCATCTTCCGCTTCTTCGACATCCTCAAGCCCTGGCCCATCCGCTGGTGCGACCGCAAGGTCCACGGCGGCTTCGGCATCATGCTCGACGACGTGCTGGCGGGGCTCTTTTCCCTGGCCAGTCTCCAGGCCCTGGCCGCCTGGCTGGCCTGA
- the dxs gene encoding 1-deoxy-D-xylulose-5-phosphate synthase, whose protein sequence is MTKEKNDYPLLATIDSPQDLRQLPQERLNEVAVELRHFLLNSVSRSSGHLASGLGTVELTVALHYVYQTPFDRLIWDVGHQAYPHKILTGRRGQMHSIRQKGGLHPFPWREESEYDVLSVGHSSTSISAALGMAIAAEKEDAGRKVVAVIGDGAMTAGMAFEAMNHAGDIHKDMVVVLNDNEMSISENVGALNKHMARLLSGSLYTSIREGGKKVLSGLPPIKELARRAEEHLKGMVVPGTLFEELGFNYIGPIDGHDVEALVDTLRNMRNLKGPQLLHVMTKKGKGYEPAEKDPIGYHGVPRFDPSQDCLPKSQGGKPSFSTIFGDWLCDTAARDDKLMAITPAMREGSGMVRFSQQYPNQYFDAAIAEQHAVTLAAGFAIEGLRPVVAIYSSFLQRAYDQLIHDVAIMKLPVLFAIDRAGVVGADGPTHQGAFDLSYLRCVPNLVIMAPSDENECRNMLHTGHQLDVPAAVRYPRGSATGAELDAEPQLLAIGKGLVRRRGQKVAILAFGTLLSAALEAGEALDATVADMRFVKPLDEQLIRELADSHDLLVTVEDNVIKGGAGAGVGEFLMAEGLLKPLLMLGLPDEFIKHGSQSEILSELGLDGAGIEARIRARLA, encoded by the coding sequence ATGACCAAAGAAAAGAACGATTACCCCCTGCTGGCGACCATCGACTCGCCCCAGGATCTGCGCCAGCTGCCCCAGGAGCGCCTCAACGAGGTCGCCGTGGAGCTGCGCCATTTCTTGCTGAATTCAGTGAGCCGCTCCAGCGGCCACCTGGCTTCCGGGCTGGGCACGGTGGAGCTGACCGTGGCCCTGCACTATGTCTACCAGACCCCCTTCGACCGGCTGATCTGGGACGTGGGCCACCAGGCCTATCCCCACAAGATCCTCACCGGCCGCCGTGGCCAGATGCACAGCATCCGCCAGAAGGGCGGCCTGCACCCCTTCCCCTGGCGGGAAGAGAGCGAATATGACGTGCTGTCGGTGGGCCATTCCTCCACCTCCATCTCCGCCGCATTGGGCATGGCCATCGCCGCCGAGAAGGAAGACGCCGGCCGCAAGGTGGTGGCGGTGATCGGCGACGGCGCCATGACCGCCGGCATGGCCTTCGAGGCCATGAACCACGCCGGCGACATCCACAAGGACATGGTGGTGGTGCTCAACGACAACGAGATGTCCATCTCCGAGAACGTCGGGGCGCTGAACAAGCACATGGCCCGGCTGCTGTCCGGCAGCCTCTACACCTCCATCCGCGAAGGCGGCAAGAAGGTACTGTCCGGCCTGCCGCCCATCAAGGAGCTGGCCCGCCGCGCCGAGGAGCACCTCAAGGGCATGGTGGTACCCGGCACCCTGTTCGAGGAGCTGGGTTTCAACTACATAGGCCCCATCGACGGTCACGACGTGGAAGCCCTGGTGGACACCCTGCGCAACATGCGCAACCTCAAGGGGCCGCAGCTGCTGCACGTGATGACCAAGAAGGGCAAGGGCTACGAGCCCGCCGAGAAGGATCCCATCGGCTACCACGGCGTGCCCAGGTTCGACCCCAGCCAGGATTGCCTGCCCAAGTCCCAGGGCGGCAAGCCCAGTTTCTCGACCATCTTCGGCGACTGGCTGTGCGACACCGCCGCCAGGGACGACAAGCTGATGGCCATCACCCCGGCCATGCGCGAAGGCTCCGGTATGGTGCGCTTCAGCCAGCAATACCCCAACCAGTACTTCGACGCCGCCATCGCCGAACAGCACGCGGTGACCCTGGCCGCCGGCTTCGCCATCGAGGGCCTGAGGCCGGTGGTGGCCATCTACTCCAGCTTCCTGCAGCGGGCCTATGACCAGCTGATCCACGACGTGGCCATCATGAAGCTGCCGGTGTTGTTCGCCATCGACCGCGCCGGCGTGGTCGGCGCCGACGGTCCCACCCACCAGGGCGCCTTCGATCTCAGCTACCTGCGCTGCGTGCCCAACCTGGTGATCATGGCCCCCAGCGACGAGAACGAGTGCCGCAACATGCTGCACACCGGCCACCAGCTCGATGTACCCGCGGCGGTGCGCTACCCCCGCGGCAGCGCCACCGGCGCCGAGCTGGACGCCGAGCCCCAGTTGCTGGCCATCGGCAAGGGCCTGGTGCGCCGCCGCGGCCAGAAGGTGGCCATACTGGCCTTCGGCACCCTGCTGAGCGCCGCCCTGGAGGCCGGCGAGGCCCTGGACGCCACCGTGGCCGACATGCGCTTCGTCAAGCCGCTGGACGAGCAGCTCATCCGCGAGCTGGCCGACAGCCATGATCTGCTGGTCACCGTGGAAGACAACGTCATCAAGGGCGGCGCCGGCGCCGGCGTGGGCGAGTTCCTGATGGCCGAGGGCCTGCTCAAGCCCCTGCTGATGCTGGGCCTGCCCGATGAGTTCATCAAGCACGGCAGCCAGAGCGAGATCCTCAGCGAGCTGGGCCTGGACGGCGCCGGCATCGAAGCCCGTATCCGCGCCCGGCTGGCGTAA
- the ispA gene encoding (2E,6E)-farnesyl diphosphate synthase, giving the protein MSLQAALGGNRQRIDDYLAALLDQQPALAPRLLAAMRHGVLLGGKRVRPFLVYATGELLGIAPERLDPVAAAIECIHAYSLIHDDLPAMDNDELRRGQPTVHVAFDEATAVLAGDALQSLAFAELAKVELASAAATRELFLLLAQAAGLPGMCGGQAMDMAATGAPVDLAGLEAIHNHKTGALIKAAVMLPCLLSDEITAEQKARLARYADCIGLAFQVQDDILDVTADTQVLGKTQGKDERDHKATYPSLLGLDRARVKAATLVEEALSSLDALPYNSDKLADLARYIIAREL; this is encoded by the coding sequence ATGAGCCTGCAGGCCGCCCTGGGCGGCAACAGACAGCGCATCGACGACTACCTGGCCGCCCTGCTCGACCAGCAGCCGGCCCTGGCGCCCCGGCTGCTGGCCGCCATGCGCCACGGCGTGCTGCTGGGCGGCAAGCGGGTGCGCCCCTTCCTGGTCTACGCCACCGGCGAGCTGCTGGGCATCGCCCCCGAGCGCCTGGATCCCGTCGCCGCCGCCATCGAGTGCATCCACGCCTATTCGCTGATCCACGACGACCTGCCGGCCATGGACAACGACGAGCTGCGCCGCGGCCAGCCCACCGTCCATGTGGCCTTCGACGAGGCCACAGCGGTGCTGGCCGGCGATGCGTTGCAGAGCCTGGCCTTTGCCGAGCTGGCCAAGGTGGAGCTGGCCAGCGCCGCCGCCACCCGGGAGCTGTTCCTGCTGCTGGCCCAGGCCGCCGGCCTGCCCGGCATGTGCGGCGGCCAGGCCATGGACATGGCCGCCACCGGCGCGCCCGTGGATCTGGCCGGCCTGGAGGCCATCCACAACCACAAGACCGGCGCCCTGATTAAGGCGGCGGTCATGTTACCCTGCCTATTGTCGGACGAGATCACCGCCGAGCAGAAGGCCAGGCTGGCCCGCTACGCCGATTGCATCGGTCTGGCCTTCCAGGTCCAGGACGATATCCTCGACGTCACCGCCGACACCCAGGTGCTTGGCAAGACCCAGGGCAAGGACGAACGCGACCACAAGGCCACCTATCCGTCCCTGCTGGGCCTGGACCGGGCCAGGGTCAAGGCGGCCACCCTAGTGGAAGAAGCCCTGTCCAGCCTGGATGCCTTGCCCTACAATAGCGACAAACTGGCCGACCTGGCCCGCTACATCATCGCCAGGGAACTCTAG
- the xseB gene encoding exodeoxyribonuclease VII small subunit, with amino-acid sequence MAKKQPEKMTFEENLAELETIVQQLEQGELSLDEALKQFERGISLARAGEGKLKSAEQKVQVLLGQGEQGQLAPFEDEQP; translated from the coding sequence ATGGCCAAGAAACAACCGGAAAAGATGACCTTCGAGGAAAACCTGGCCGAGCTGGAAACCATAGTCCAGCAGCTGGAGCAGGGCGAGCTGAGCCTGGACGAGGCCCTCAAGCAGTTCGAACGCGGCATCAGCCTGGCAAGGGCCGGCGAAGGCAAGCTCAAGAGCGCCGAGCAGAAGGTACAGGTACTGCTGGGCCAAGGCGAACAGGGCCAGCTGGCCCCCTTCGAGGACGAGCAGCCATGA
- the pomA gene encoding flagellar motor protein PomA yields the protein MDLATLIGLIGAFGFVIMAMVNGGDPVIFVDTNSILIVFGGSLLVVLMKFNVGQFFGAAKVASKAFMFKLDKPEDIIEKAVEMADAARKGGFLALEEAEIKNPFLQKGVDLLVDGHDADVVRSNLEKDIHQTTERHELGANVFKALGDVAPAMGMIGTLIGLVAMLSNMDDPKAIGPAMSVALLTTLYGAMLANMVAIPIADKLNLRMAEEMRNRKLILDAVLCIQEGQNPRVIDAMLKNYLAESKRQVKTTDE from the coding sequence GTGGATCTGGCAACACTGATCGGACTGATTGGCGCCTTCGGCTTCGTGATCATGGCGATGGTCAACGGCGGCGACCCCGTCATCTTCGTGGACACCAACTCCATCCTGATCGTCTTCGGCGGTTCCCTGTTGGTGGTACTGATGAAGTTCAACGTGGGCCAGTTCTTCGGGGCCGCCAAGGTCGCCAGCAAGGCCTTCATGTTCAAGCTGGACAAGCCCGAGGACATCATCGAAAAGGCGGTGGAAATGGCCGATGCGGCCCGCAAGGGCGGCTTCCTGGCCCTGGAAGAGGCCGAGATCAAGAACCCCTTCCTGCAAAAGGGCGTGGACCTGCTGGTGGACGGCCACGACGCCGACGTGGTGCGTTCCAACCTGGAGAAGGACATCCACCAGACCACGGAACGCCACGAGCTGGGCGCCAACGTCTTCAAGGCCCTGGGCGACGTGGCCCCGGCCATGGGCATGATAGGTACCCTGATCGGCCTGGTGGCCATGCTGTCCAATATGGACGACCCCAAGGCCATAGGCCCGGCCATGTCGGTGGCGCTGCTGACCACCCTCTACGGCGCCATGCTTGCCAACATGGTGGCCATTCCCATCGCCGACAAGCTCAACCTGCGCATGGCGGAGGAAATGCGCAACCGCAAGCTGATCCTCGACGCCGTGCTCTGCATCCAGGAAGGCCAGAATCCCAGGGTCATAGACGCCATGCTCAAGAACTACCTGGCCGAGTCCAAGCGCCAGGTGAAGACCACGGACGAATAA
- a CDS encoding flagellar motor protein MotB produces the protein MEEKCKCPPPGLPPWMGTFADLMSLLMCFFVLLLSFSEMDVLKFKQIAGSMKYAFGVQNRIEVKDIPKGTSVIAQEFRPGRPEPTPIETIQQQTMELTQQMLEFQEGEEDYAGGVNEQRGAKRGGETSATGEAQTEEIPTEQQQQLNELARQMADQLENEILEGAIELEALGQQIIIRIREKGAFPSGSAFLQPRFKPVIQSVARLLTTVPGVVTVSGHTDDLKVYSELYRSNWELSAERAVAVGHEMLSVPGFDPNRLVVRGLADTQPLVANDSAANRRLNRRVEIAIMQGKPKYSEEVPALQN, from the coding sequence GTGGAAGAAAAATGCAAATGCCCGCCCCCCGGCCTGCCACCCTGGATGGGCACCTTTGCCGATCTGATGTCGCTGCTGATGTGCTTCTTCGTGCTGCTGCTGTCCTTCTCGGAAATGGACGTGCTCAAGTTCAAGCAGATCGCCGGCTCCATGAAGTACGCCTTCGGCGTGCAGAACCGCATCGAGGTCAAGGACATCCCCAAGGGCACCTCGGTGATCGCCCAGGAATTCAGGCCGGGCCGGCCCGAGCCCACCCCCATCGAAACCATCCAGCAGCAGACCATGGAGCTGACCCAGCAGATGCTGGAATTCCAGGAGGGGGAAGAGGACTACGCCGGCGGCGTCAACGAACAGCGGGGCGCCAAGCGCGGCGGCGAGACCTCGGCCACCGGCGAGGCCCAGACCGAGGAGATCCCCACCGAGCAGCAGCAACAGCTCAACGAGCTGGCCAGGCAGATGGCCGACCAGCTCGAAAACGAGATCCTGGAAGGGGCCATCGAGCTGGAGGCCCTGGGCCAGCAGATCATCATCCGCATCCGCGAGAAGGGCGCCTTCCCCAGCGGCAGCGCCTTCCTGCAGCCCAGGTTCAAGCCGGTGATCCAGTCCGTGGCCAGGCTGCTGACCACGGTACCGGGGGTGGTGACGGTGTCGGGCCACACCGACGATCTCAAGGTCTACTCCGAGCTGTACCGCTCCAACTGGGAGCTCAGCGCCGAACGGGCCGTGGCCGTGGGCCACGAGATGCTGTCGGTGCCCGGTTTCGACCCCAACCGCCTGGTGGTGCGCGGCCTGGCCGACACCCAGCCGCTGGTGGCCAACGACTCGGCCGCCAACCGGCGCCTGAACAGGCGGGTGGAGATCGCCATCATGCAGGGCAAGCCCAAGTACAGTGAGGAAGTGCCGGCCCTGCAGAACTGA